From Paenibacillus physcomitrellae, the proteins below share one genomic window:
- the nadA gene encoding quinolinate synthase NadA, whose product MEALALERKAEQNRELREKLLRLKKERNAIILAHYYQRDEIQEVADFRGDSFLLAQKAAATDAEVIVFCGVHFMGESAKILAPNKTVLIPDERAGCPMADMVNVDGLRKLKAQHPNAKVVTYINSSAEIKAETDICCTSSNAVKVIQSLDAEEIIWVPDKNLGHYVQQHTDKKMIIWEGYCNTHDMLTVKHVIEMKAKYPDAEFVVHPECRPEVVAMGDFVGSTTAILDYCKNSPAKRFIVGTEDGTGYQLRLDSPDKEFIFATKFLVCPNMKVNNLKKLVKCLETMQPQIYVPTEVADKARTSLERMLQVQ is encoded by the coding sequence GTGGAAGCATTAGCTTTGGAGCGGAAAGCGGAACAGAACCGCGAGCTGCGAGAGAAGCTTCTTCGTCTTAAGAAAGAACGCAACGCCATTATACTCGCTCATTATTATCAGCGCGATGAGATCCAAGAGGTCGCTGATTTCAGAGGGGATTCATTTCTGCTTGCCCAGAAAGCCGCGGCTACTGACGCTGAGGTTATTGTGTTTTGCGGAGTTCATTTCATGGGGGAAAGCGCCAAGATTCTGGCCCCGAACAAAACGGTATTGATTCCGGATGAACGTGCCGGCTGTCCAATGGCCGACATGGTCAATGTGGACGGACTTCGTAAACTGAAAGCTCAGCATCCTAACGCCAAGGTCGTCACCTATATTAACTCTTCGGCCGAAATCAAAGCGGAGACCGATATATGCTGTACTTCTTCGAACGCAGTTAAGGTGATTCAATCTCTCGATGCTGAGGAAATCATCTGGGTACCGGATAAGAACCTTGGCCATTACGTCCAGCAGCACACAGACAAGAAAATGATCATCTGGGAAGGCTACTGCAACACCCATGACATGCTCACGGTTAAACATGTGATAGAGATGAAAGCCAAATATCCGGATGCCGAATTCGTCGTACACCCGGAATGCCGTCCTGAAGTGGTCGCGATGGGCGACTTTGTCGGCAGCACTACAGCGATTCTGGATTATTGCAAAAATTCCCCTGCCAAACGGTTTATCGTCGGCACGGAAGACGGAACCGGCTACCAGCTGCGTCTGGACAGCCCGGACAAGGAATTTATCTTCGCAACCAAATTTCTGGTATGTCCGAATATGAAAGTCAACAACCTGAAGAAGCTGGTCAAATGTCTCGAAACAATGCAGCCGCAGATTTACGTCCCGACCGAGGTTGCCGACAAGGCCAGAACATCCCTAGAGCGCATGTTACAAGTTCAGTAG
- the ftsH gene encoding ATP-dependent zinc metalloprotease FtsH, whose product MNRFIRNSGFYLILFLVVVGIVQFLSGGNESANTPRYDELRQQLAANQVEEMTAQFDGYTYRVTGKYREQIGDNKSKNFTTYVPYDTAVISELTIKAQQNDVKFSMKPMEGESIWLTFLTSIIPLAIMFILFFFLFNQAQGGGGKVMNFGKSRARLYNEEKKKVTFEDVAGADEEKQELVEVVEFLKDPRKFSAVGARIPKGVLLVGPPGTGKTLLARAVAGEAGVPFFSISGSDFVEMFVGVGASRVRDLFENAKKNAPCIIFIDEIDAVGRQRGAGLGGGHDEREQTLNQLLVEMDGFGANEGIIIVAATNRPDILDPALLRPGRFDRQITVDRPDVKGREAVLKVHARNKPLTKNVNLNTIAKRTTGFTGADLENLLNEAALLAARRNRRDISMTEVDEAIDRVIVGTEKRSRVISDREKRIVAFHEAGHTIVGYFLEHADMVHKVTIIPRGRAGGYVIMMPKEDRMLVTKQELLDRVTGLLGGRVAEELFIGEIGTGAHSDFQQATSIVRSMIVEYGMSEKLGPMQFGTSQGQVFLGRDIGHEQNYSDQIAYEIDQEMQRFINECYERCRELLTKHTKEVHLIAETLLERETLELEDIKQLIENGRIEEDPEDGGSDNGSNESGTPIIDNVGDVRVRIQGKEGTEPNIPQGDIPNNIPGEGEPSRDVPVDTPDGTVSDLPTNPPENDDDKDPNGGGNRSV is encoded by the coding sequence ATGAATCGGTTCATCCGGAATTCTGGTTTTTATTTGATACTTTTCTTAGTAGTGGTGGGCATTGTCCAATTCCTCAGCGGCGGCAATGAATCGGCAAATACCCCTCGATACGATGAACTGCGCCAGCAGCTTGCAGCGAATCAAGTAGAGGAAATGACCGCGCAATTTGACGGCTACACCTATCGGGTAACCGGCAAATACAGAGAACAAATTGGGGATAATAAATCCAAAAACTTTACCACCTACGTTCCTTATGATACTGCGGTCATAAGCGAATTAACGATTAAGGCCCAGCAGAATGACGTTAAATTCAGTATGAAGCCAATGGAAGGGGAAAGCATTTGGCTGACTTTCCTGACCTCCATTATTCCGTTGGCGATTATGTTTATTTTGTTCTTCTTCCTGTTCAACCAAGCCCAGGGTGGCGGCGGCAAAGTCATGAATTTCGGCAAGAGCCGTGCCCGCTTATATAATGAAGAGAAGAAGAAGGTTACTTTTGAAGATGTAGCGGGGGCAGACGAAGAGAAACAGGAACTCGTCGAAGTTGTAGAATTCTTGAAGGATCCTCGTAAGTTCTCGGCAGTCGGAGCACGTATTCCGAAAGGGGTACTGCTTGTAGGTCCTCCGGGAACAGGTAAGACACTCCTTGCCAGAGCCGTAGCAGGCGAAGCTGGCGTACCGTTCTTCAGCATTTCCGGTTCCGACTTTGTGGAAATGTTCGTCGGCGTGGGTGCGTCCCGTGTCCGCGACTTGTTCGAGAATGCTAAGAAGAATGCCCCATGTATTATCTTTATCGATGAAATTGACGCTGTAGGCCGTCAGCGCGGCGCCGGACTCGGCGGCGGACATGACGAACGCGAGCAAACCCTCAACCAGTTGCTCGTTGAAATGGACGGCTTTGGCGCTAATGAAGGCATTATCATCGTGGCAGCAACTAACCGTCCGGATATTCTGGATCCGGCGTTGCTCCGTCCAGGCCGTTTTGACCGTCAAATTACGGTCGATCGTCCAGACGTTAAAGGCCGTGAGGCTGTACTGAAAGTACATGCCCGCAACAAGCCGCTCACCAAGAACGTCAACCTGAACACCATCGCGAAGCGTACAACCGGTTTCACCGGTGCCGATCTGGAGAATCTGCTTAACGAAGCGGCCCTTCTGGCAGCAAGACGCAATCGCAGAGATATTTCGATGACGGAAGTCGATGAAGCTATTGACCGCGTTATCGTTGGTACTGAGAAACGCAGCCGCGTGATCAGCGACCGCGAGAAACGGATTGTGGCGTTCCATGAAGCCGGTCATACGATTGTTGGTTACTTCCTGGAGCATGCCGACATGGTTCACAAGGTAACGATTATCCCTCGCGGACGTGCCGGCGGATACGTAATCATGATGCCGAAAGAAGACCGTATGCTCGTAACCAAGCAGGAGCTGCTTGACCGGGTTACCGGTTTGCTTGGCGGCCGTGTAGCGGAAGAATTGTTCATCGGGGAAATTGGTACTGGTGCGCACAGCGACTTCCAGCAGGCAACAAGCATTGTCCGCAGCATGATCGTCGAATACGGCATGAGCGAGAAGCTTGGACCGATGCAGTTCGGAACCTCCCAAGGCCAGGTGTTCCTGGGCCGGGATATCGGACACGAGCAGAACTACAGCGATCAGATCGCTTACGAAATCGATCAGGAAATGCAGCGTTTCATTAACGAATGTTACGAGCGCTGCCGCGAGCTTCTGACGAAACACACGAAGGAAGTTCACCTGATTGCCGAAACGCTGCTTGAGCGTGAAACTCTCGAGCTTGAGGATATCAAGCAGTTGATCGAGAACGGCCGCATCGAAGAAGATCCTGAGGATGGCGGCAGCGATAACGGCAGCAATGAATCCGGCACTCCGATCATCGACAACGTCGGTGATGTAAGAGTTCGCATTCAAGGCAAAGAAGGCACTGAGCCGAATATCCCTCAAGGTGATATTCCGAACAATATACCGGGCGAGGGTGAGCCTTCCCGCGATGTTCCGGTTGATACACCTGATGGTACGGTAAGCGACCTCCCGACCAATCCGCCTGAGAATGACGACGATAAAGATCCAAATGGCGGCGGCAACCGCAGCGTTTGA
- a CDS encoding serine/threonine protein kinase translates to MSADTMSTDHAFIPGEVIRGRWRGGNYRIRRLLGKGANGVVYLVQQEDGGRQYALKLGFDTVDLQSEINVLKALQKKGIRRNPEDGASFLIEVDDAELPGGHIPFYVMRYVKGEPLSVFISRKGPDWLDLAGLHVLKQLRMLHENGYVFGDLKPDNIMAGSYGSIELIDYGGVSQIGRSVKQFTEWYDRGFWNAGSRTADEAYDWFSFSVVCIHLLCGEELKRAARVLPQMRTVDDLLSLAASHPRLTPYANWLKRGLTGRFETSREACELWDRTVCRRPSGRTNRKPTPAWLTGTFAVSVVLLGCALYLVLR, encoded by the coding sequence ATGTCCGCTGACACTATGTCCACTGACCATGCTTTCATACCGGGAGAAGTCATCCGCGGACGCTGGCGCGGGGGAAACTACCGGATTCGCAGACTGCTCGGGAAAGGCGCCAATGGGGTAGTCTATCTCGTTCAGCAGGAGGACGGCGGCCGCCAGTATGCGCTTAAGCTTGGCTTTGATACGGTGGATCTGCAATCCGAAATCAATGTATTGAAGGCACTGCAGAAGAAAGGGATACGAAGAAATCCGGAAGACGGGGCTTCTTTCCTGATCGAGGTGGACGATGCGGAGCTGCCGGGAGGACATATTCCTTTTTACGTGATGCGTTATGTAAAAGGAGAGCCTTTAAGCGTGTTTATCTCACGCAAAGGACCCGACTGGCTGGATCTGGCCGGGCTGCATGTTCTGAAGCAGCTTCGGATGCTGCACGAGAACGGATATGTATTCGGGGATCTGAAGCCGGATAACATTATGGCCGGCAGCTACGGAAGCATCGAGCTGATCGATTATGGCGGGGTGAGCCAAATCGGCCGGAGCGTCAAGCAGTTCACGGAGTGGTATGACCGGGGTTTCTGGAATGCCGGGAGCCGGACAGCTGATGAAGCCTATGACTGGTTCTCCTTCTCGGTAGTATGCATTCATCTGCTTTGCGGAGAAGAGCTGAAGAGAGCGGCAAGGGTCCTTCCCCAGATGAGAACGGTGGATGATCTTCTCAGCCTTGCAGCGAGCCATCCGAGACTCACGCCTTATGCGAACTGGCTCAAACGCGGGCTAACCGGACGGTTTGAGACCAGCCGGGAGGCTTGCGAGCTTTGGGATCGGACGGTATGCAGACGCCCTTCCGGCAGAACGAACCGAAAGCCTACGCCGGCATGGCTGACTGGCACTTTTGCGGTATCCGTTGTACTGCTGGGCTGTGCCCTATATTTGGTTCTTCGGTAG
- a CDS encoding VWA domain-containing protein, giving the protein MKQVLLITDGCSNVGQSPVMAASYAKQEGITVNVVGIVDYGTIGELGAQEIHEIAQAGGGMSRLADTKQLARTMQMMTRKTVVQTIQQAVNKELKQILGGESLESLPPAKRSEVVEVMDELTETSPLDVALLIDVSASMKPKLAAVEEAIRDLLLSLAAREGQSRIAVFHFPGNHGGEDAVLDIDWTSDLGSTRSLFQRLVMKGATPTGPALLKVIDFFRYGTLNGYQTDLGEKGAGEGILSDYVR; this is encoded by the coding sequence ATGAAGCAAGTTCTATTGATCACAGACGGCTGCTCAAATGTAGGACAAAGTCCGGTCATGGCTGCCTCTTACGCGAAACAAGAGGGAATTACCGTTAATGTGGTCGGCATTGTCGACTACGGGACGATTGGAGAGCTTGGCGCCCAGGAAATTCATGAAATTGCCCAGGCCGGCGGCGGGATGAGCAGGCTGGCGGATACGAAGCAGCTGGCGAGAACGATGCAGATGATGACGCGCAAAACCGTGGTTCAGACCATCCAGCAGGCGGTTAATAAGGAGTTAAAGCAAATTCTGGGCGGCGAATCGCTGGAATCCCTGCCTCCGGCTAAACGCAGCGAAGTGGTCGAAGTCATGGATGAATTGACGGAAACTTCGCCGCTTGATGTTGCTTTGCTCATTGATGTGAGCGCCAGCATGAAGCCGAAGCTTGCTGCTGTCGAAGAAGCGATCCGGGATTTGCTGCTCAGTCTGGCAGCGAGAGAAGGTCAAAGCCGGATTGCGGTGTTTCATTTTCCGGGAAATCATGGCGGGGAGGACGCCGTGCTGGATATCGACTGGACCTCGGATTTGGGCAGTACACGTTCACTGTTCCAGCGTTTGGTAATGAAGGGGGCGACCCCTACCGGGCCTGCGCTCCTCAAGGTGATTGATTTCTTCCGATATGGTACACTAAATGGATATCAAACAGATCTGGGTGAGAAGGGTGCGGGAGAAGGAATTCTCAGTGACTATGTCCGCTGA
- the nadB gene encoding L-aspartate oxidase, which produces MIPQYLVDFDLKTMPSACTDVVIIGSGIAGLFTALKAAETRKVTLITKRELMESNTRYAQGGIAAVMSEEDSTAEHVEDTLIAGAGLCRPEAVQVLAEEGPAAVRELMALGAEFDQEDGRLALTKEGAHSHRRILHAHGDATGYEIVRALAAKARNHANIKLLEHHYVIDLVQDELGCRGVLVQRPDGERLYLQSTAVVLCSGGAGQLYRYTTNPEVATADGLAIAYRAGAVIRDAEFIQFHPTALCYAGAPRFLISEAVRGEGAVLRNSRGERFMEKYHPQLELAPRDVVARAIVSEMEQTHAQMVYLDITHEQPEVIRHRFPTIYETCLSYGLDMTTDWIPVAPAAHYMMGGVRTNLDGETNIPRLFACGEVSSTGVHGANRLASNSLSEALVFGSRIVKRIKELAVLPEQVCISKGNGSNGYDTGRTAEPAGDLAERKLNLQKTMVRNVGLRRTGALLQEGLEGLKREQGIFQAKLETAEQLEFANMLTSSLLIAQMALQRQESRGGHYREDYPERNDEEWRKHQLCRRDQQLLEVQSV; this is translated from the coding sequence ATGATACCGCAATATTTGGTCGATTTTGATTTGAAGACAATGCCGTCGGCTTGCACCGATGTCGTCATTATCGGATCTGGAATTGCCGGTCTGTTCACCGCTTTGAAGGCAGCCGAGACCCGTAAGGTGACGTTGATTACGAAGAGAGAGCTGATGGAGAGCAATACCCGCTACGCGCAAGGGGGGATTGCTGCCGTCATGTCCGAAGAGGATTCAACGGCTGAGCATGTGGAGGATACGCTGATCGCCGGCGCGGGATTATGCCGTCCGGAGGCCGTGCAGGTGCTGGCGGAAGAAGGGCCGGCCGCCGTTCGTGAGCTGATGGCCCTTGGAGCTGAGTTCGACCAGGAAGACGGCCGGCTTGCGCTCACGAAAGAGGGGGCCCACAGCCATCGGCGGATTTTGCATGCGCACGGCGATGCTACGGGGTATGAAATTGTCCGGGCTCTGGCTGCCAAAGCAAGAAACCACGCCAATATTAAACTCCTGGAACATCATTATGTGATCGATCTCGTACAGGATGAGCTGGGCTGCCGCGGCGTGCTGGTTCAGCGTCCGGACGGTGAACGGCTTTATTTGCAGAGTACGGCCGTTGTTTTATGTTCCGGCGGAGCCGGTCAGCTGTACCGCTATACAACCAATCCCGAAGTCGCTACGGCCGATGGACTAGCCATAGCTTACCGCGCTGGGGCTGTCATTCGGGATGCCGAGTTTATTCAATTTCATCCCACGGCTCTTTGTTATGCCGGCGCTCCCCGCTTTCTGATCTCGGAGGCGGTGCGCGGCGAAGGGGCTGTGCTTCGCAACAGCCGAGGGGAACGTTTCATGGAGAAATACCATCCGCAGCTTGAACTGGCGCCGCGCGACGTAGTGGCCCGGGCGATTGTCAGCGAGATGGAGCAGACGCATGCCCAGATGGTTTATCTGGATATTACCCACGAGCAGCCGGAAGTGATCCGGCATCGTTTTCCTACCATATATGAAACTTGTTTAAGTTACGGTCTCGATATGACCACGGATTGGATTCCTGTGGCTCCGGCTGCGCATTATATGATGGGAGGCGTTCGGACGAACCTGGATGGAGAGACGAACATCCCGCGTTTATTTGCCTGCGGAGAGGTTTCCTCGACGGGGGTGCACGGAGCTAACCGATTAGCGAGCAATTCGTTGTCGGAAGCGCTGGTGTTTGGTTCCCGCATCGTTAAACGGATTAAGGAGCTTGCCGTTCTGCCGGAGCAGGTTTGTATCAGCAAAGGTAACGGCAGCAACGGTTATGACACAGGCCGGACGGCTGAGCCTGCCGGGGATCTTGCCGAGCGAAAGCTCAACCTTCAGAAGACGATGGTTCGCAACGTTGGATTGCGCCGGACAGGTGCGCTTTTGCAGGAGGGACTGGAAGGGCTTAAGCGGGAGCAGGGAATTTTTCAGGCCAAGCTGGAGACAGCAGAGCAGCTGGAATTCGCCAACATGCTCACTTCGTCCCTGCTCATAGCGCAGATGGCGCTGCAGCGCCAGGAAAGCCGCGGGGGCCATTACCGGGAGGATTATCCGGAGCGAAATGATGAAGAGTGGCGGAAACATCAGCTGTGCCGCCGCGATCAACAACTGTTGGAGGTACAAAGCGTATGA
- the tilS gene encoding tRNA lysidine(34) synthetase TilS: protein MEPNLNQAVQQVKELAQDNGLWTPGDVIVVAVSGGPDSVALLHILSHIAREAEAGLELVVAHVNHGFRPEESAVEADFVRQLTSSYDWPFELAEFDVPLYMKEHGMGGQEAARNLRYDFLFRVARKYGAGSVALAHHGDDQAETILMKLIRGSGLTGLGGMRMKRKEKNVELIRPLLRMYKTDLVRICEESGLRFVTDSSNLINKYTRNAIRLDVLPFLGQYNGQLVPSLNRMAIIAESEDDFMNVAAEEQMERLVSRDRSGNLNLSCSSLAGLHVALQRRLIKLILTYLPLNTEESDFAKVEAVRHGALQEHPTTWRIDLGGGSFCRREYDTLSFLAQQDAGNEGVFQCLVEVLPAVVPVPGTGRILHIRQLQRTRLPEAMKPLSKDEALFDADELSCPLTVRTRLPGDTLRVAGLGGSKKVKDIFIDDKVPPSSRDRIPLVVDAAGRILWIPGIRRSDAAWVRADTETVIAMSWEAEDGNAGLVMGGDGYS from the coding sequence ATGGAACCGAACCTAAACCAAGCGGTGCAGCAGGTTAAAGAACTCGCACAGGACAACGGCTTATGGACGCCTGGAGATGTCATCGTGGTCGCAGTTTCGGGAGGACCGGACTCTGTGGCCCTTTTACATATATTGAGCCATATTGCTCGGGAAGCGGAAGCGGGGCTGGAGCTGGTGGTCGCCCATGTGAATCATGGGTTCCGGCCGGAAGAGTCGGCAGTGGAAGCTGATTTTGTACGTCAGCTGACTTCGTCTTATGACTGGCCATTTGAGCTTGCGGAATTTGACGTGCCTCTTTATATGAAGGAACACGGCATGGGAGGCCAGGAAGCAGCCAGGAATTTGAGATATGATTTTCTGTTCCGAGTTGCACGAAAATATGGAGCCGGATCCGTTGCTTTGGCTCACCACGGCGATGATCAGGCCGAGACGATTCTGATGAAGCTGATCAGAGGCAGCGGTTTAACCGGCCTCGGCGGAATGCGTATGAAACGTAAGGAAAAAAATGTGGAACTTATCCGGCCGCTGCTGCGTATGTACAAGACGGACCTTGTCCGGATCTGCGAGGAAAGCGGACTCCGGTTTGTGACAGACAGCAGCAACCTGATCAACAAGTACACAAGAAATGCGATCAGGCTGGATGTGCTTCCTTTTTTGGGGCAATATAATGGTCAGTTGGTTCCATCTTTGAACAGGATGGCGATCATCGCCGAAAGTGAAGATGACTTTATGAACGTAGCTGCGGAAGAACAGATGGAGCGGCTGGTGAGCCGTGACAGAAGCGGTAACCTGAACCTGAGCTGCTCATCGTTGGCCGGGCTACATGTCGCTTTACAACGGAGGTTGATTAAACTAATATTAACTTATCTGCCTTTAAATACGGAAGAATCGGATTTCGCCAAGGTTGAAGCGGTTAGACACGGGGCGCTGCAAGAGCATCCGACCACGTGGAGAATCGATTTGGGCGGTGGATCCTTCTGCCGCCGGGAATACGATACCTTGAGTTTCCTTGCTCAGCAGGATGCAGGGAATGAAGGCGTTTTTCAATGTCTGGTGGAGGTTTTGCCGGCTGTTGTCCCCGTTCCGGGAACAGGCCGGATTTTACATATCCGGCAGCTGCAGAGAACCCGTTTGCCTGAGGCAATGAAACCGCTTAGCAAAGACGAAGCTCTGTTTGATGCGGACGAGCTGTCCTGTCCGCTTACCGTACGTACCCGGCTTCCGGGAGATACCCTCCGTGTGGCGGGGCTCGGCGGAAGCAAGAAGGTCAAAGACATCTTTATTGATGACAAGGTTCCACCTTCCTCGCGTGACAGAATTCCTTTAGTTGTGGATGCAGCGGGCCGGATTCTGTGGATTCCCGGCATCCGCCGCTCGGATGCAGCTTGGGTCCGGGCAGACACGGAAACCGTCATTGCGATGAGCTGGGAGGCCGAAGACGGCAATGCCGGGCTGGTCATGGGTGGAGACGGATATTCATAG
- the hpt gene encoding hypoxanthine phosphoribosyltransferase, with translation MQNDIQEVLITRKEIEDKVAELGDILSKEYEGRNPLVICVLKGAFIFMADLVKEITVPIELDFMAVSSYGASTKSSGVVKIIKDLDTSVEGRDVLIVEDIIDSGLTLTYLIDVLRRRGAKSTVVVTLFDKPARRTVDLQADYTGFVLPDEFVVGYGLDYAEKYRNLPFIGVLKPEVYTT, from the coding sequence TTGCAGAATGACATTCAAGAAGTACTCATCACACGTAAAGAAATTGAAGATAAGGTAGCAGAGCTGGGGGACATCCTCAGCAAGGAATACGAAGGTCGGAACCCGCTTGTGATTTGTGTGCTCAAGGGCGCCTTTATCTTTATGGCGGATTTGGTGAAGGAAATCACCGTACCGATCGAGCTTGATTTCATGGCTGTCTCCAGCTATGGAGCATCAACCAAATCCTCCGGAGTGGTTAAGATTATTAAAGATCTGGATACCTCCGTTGAAGGACGCGACGTGCTGATTGTGGAAGATATCATCGACAGCGGACTTACGCTGACTTATCTGATCGATGTGCTTCGCCGCCGCGGAGCGAAATCGACAGTGGTAGTCACGCTGTTTGATAAGCCGGCGCGCCGGACAGTGGATCTCCAGGCGGACTACACCGGTTTTGTATTGCCAGACGAGTTTGTTGTAGGCTATGGTTTGGATTACGCCGAGAAATACCGCAACCTCCCTTTCATCGGAGTGCTGAAGCCAGAGGTCTATACAACCTGA